In the Bacteroidales bacterium genome, ATTTTGTTGCAGTATCGCCTATTATCCCTTATGGCTCTGAAGCAAGGGCATTAAGCTTTCTTCCCTTATGTCATATATATGAAAGAACGATTAACTATATGTATCAGTATAACGGAATTTCGCTATATTATGCCGAAAATATAGGAACAGTAGTTGATAATTTGAAAGAGATACAACCGCAAATTATGACTACCGTGCCCAGATTACTTGAAAAAGTTTATGATAAAATTATTTCAAATGCCGAAAAACTAAATTGGTTAAAAAAAATAATTTTCTACTGGTCGTTAAATGTAGGACATCATTACACGCTTTATGGAAAAAATAGCCGGTGGTATAATGTTAAACTTAAAATTGCAAGAAAGCTTGTTTTCTGTAAATGGCGGGAAGGACTTGGCAATGTTGATATAATTGTTTCGGGTGGAGCTGCATTGCAGCCACGGCTCGGAAGAATATTTTGTGCGGCAGGATTCAGAGTCCTTGAGGGATACGGACTCACAGAAACATCTCCGGTGATTTCCGTAAACACGTTGGATGAAAATGGAATGAAAATAGGTACAGTAGGACCGGTTATTGAAGGCGTTGAAGTGAAAATTGCCGAAGACGGTGAAATACTTTGCAGGGGACCAAACATTATGGCTGGCTATTACAAAGAACCCGAACTAACAGAAGCAGTAATTGATAAAGAAGGATGGCTGCATACAGGAGATATCGGCTGTTTTGTTGATGACGGGTTGCTTAAAATAACAGGAAGAAAAAAAGAAATTTTTAAAACTTCTTTCGGAAAATATATTTCACCACAACTTATCGAAAATAAATTTAAAGAATCTCCATTTATTGATAACATTTTCGTTATCGGCGAAAATCAGAAATTTGCTGCTGCCATAATTGCTCCCGATTTTAATTATCTTTGCGAATGGTGTAAAAGAAAAGGCATCGAATACACCGACAACAAAGAAATATTAAATTTGCAAAGAATAAAAAAACGATTTCGTAAAGAAGTTGATATTTATAATTCATTTTTTGGCGATACCGAGCAAATAAAAAGATTTGAACTTGCAGAAACCGAATGGACTATTGAATCGGGAGAATTAACTGCCACACTTAAACTGCGAAGAACTTTTATGCACCGCAATTATAAGGATGTTATAAATAAAATTTTTAATAACTGAATTTTTATTTTTATAATTTTTTACAAATTGCTTAAATTCAAAGCAAGAATAAAATCCACAGTATAGGTTTTGTTTAAAGGAACATAAGAATATCTTAATCCG is a window encoding:
- a CDS encoding AMP-dependent synthetase/ligase; the encoded protein is MLVKRIFDLTERYLQLFPDKTDALAGKDEGIWLRYSVHQYIEIANNISYGLLKLGVQKGDKIASITFNRPEWNFLDMGIQQAGAIHIPIYPTISDSDYQYILNHAEVKYIFVAGEEMYRRIKHILPDVPSLKAIYTFKNLHGIEHLNELLELGKKNQDIEKLKKIKGAITEDDISTIIYTSGTTGIPKGVVLTHKNIISNFVAVSPIIPYGSEARALSFLPLCHIYERTINYMYQYNGISLYYAENIGTVVDNLKEIQPQIMTTVPRLLEKVYDKIISNAEKLNWLKKIIFYWSLNVGHHYTLYGKNSRWYNVKLKIARKLVFCKWREGLGNVDIIVSGGAALQPRLGRIFCAAGFRVLEGYGLTETSPVISVNTLDENGMKIGTVGPVIEGVEVKIAEDGEILCRGPNIMAGYYKEPELTEAVIDKEGWLHTGDIGCFVDDGLLKITGRKKEIFKTSFGKYISPQLIENKFKESPFIDNIFVIGENQKFAAAIIAPDFNYLCEWCKRKGIEYTDNKEILNLQRIKKRFRKEVDIYNSFFGDTEQIKRFELAETEWTIESGELTATLKLRRTFMHRNYKDVINKIFNN